The Thermococcus thermotolerans genome contains a region encoding:
- the rlmD gene encoding 23S rRNA (uracil(1939)-C(5))-methyltransferase RlmD: MIQGRITSLSDDGLGILETGGKLIYVPFSYPGDEVKAGKTKRRFGRLLAKDLELIEPSPLRERARCSHFGRCGGCLWQGLKYREQLRLKGELFERITGVSAPIKGSLKIWDFRNVSNFIVTTDGIGLKEYGNPLSVVDLYECPVFSKKTREYLNALRSFLRESGLRPWDLKKKAGDIHYLQVREGKFTGDVMVNLIAHKKPSKEAAEAFRDYFSFTDSLYWSLKANERDDPRGEPELLDGGPFIRERIGDVTYLIHPNSFFQTNSYALELLLRAVEGFTDGEKVLDLYSGVGTFGVWLARKGFAVEGVELNPFAVKMANRNAELNGVDAVFKVGRAEETSIGDYDTVVVDPPRKGLREAGELLVRSGVERVVYVSCNPRAFKLDYENHLKKAYQVEGTVLVDMFPHTPHVEAVVELVRKG; the protein is encoded by the coding sequence ATGATACAAGGGAGGATAACCAGCCTGAGCGACGACGGTCTGGGAATACTGGAAACGGGTGGCAAGCTGATCTACGTGCCGTTCTCATATCCCGGCGACGAGGTAAAAGCTGGAAAAACCAAAAGGCGCTTCGGCAGACTTCTTGCAAAGGATCTTGAGCTCATCGAACCCTCACCACTCAGGGAGAGGGCGAGATGTTCCCACTTTGGGAGATGCGGCGGTTGCCTCTGGCAGGGGTTGAAGTACAGGGAGCAACTGAGGCTTAAGGGGGAGCTCTTCGAGCGGATAACGGGGGTAAGCGCTCCGATTAAGGGCTCACTCAAAATCTGGGACTTTCGGAACGTGAGCAACTTCATCGTTACAACCGATGGAATTGGCCTCAAGGAGTACGGGAACCCGCTCAGCGTCGTTGATCTTTACGAGTGCCCGGTTTTCTCGAAGAAGACACGCGAGTATCTGAATGCCCTCAGAAGTTTCCTCAGGGAGAGCGGCCTAAGGCCCTGGGACCTGAAAAAGAAAGCCGGGGACATTCACTACCTCCAAGTCAGAGAGGGCAAGTTCACAGGTGATGTGATGGTGAACCTCATAGCTCATAAGAAACCCTCGAAAGAGGCTGCCGAGGCCTTCAGGGACTACTTCTCCTTCACGGATTCCCTCTACTGGAGCCTCAAGGCCAATGAGAGGGACGACCCGAGGGGAGAGCCCGAGCTTCTCGATGGGGGACCATTCATACGAGAGAGGATTGGAGATGTAACTTACCTCATCCATCCGAATTCATTCTTCCAGACGAACAGCTACGCCCTGGAGCTTCTTCTGAGGGCCGTTGAGGGCTTCACCGATGGCGAAAAGGTCCTTGACCTCTACTCCGGCGTCGGAACCTTCGGCGTCTGGCTGGCGAGAAAGGGCTTTGCCGTTGAGGGAGTCGAGCTCAACCCCTTCGCGGTGAAGATGGCCAACAGAAACGCCGAGCTTAACGGTGTTGATGCCGTCTTTAAAGTTGGTCGGGCCGAGGAAACGTCGATCGGCGATTACGACACGGTGGTAGTTGATCCGCCGAGGAAGGGGTTAAGGGAAGCTGGGGAGTTGCTGGTGAGGAGCGGCGTTGAGAGGGTCGTTTACGTCTCCTGCAATCCCAGGGCGTTCAAGCTCGACTACGAGAACCACTTAAAGAAGGCCTACCAAGTCGAGGGGACGGTTCTGGTCGATATGTTCCCGCATACGCCGC
- a CDS encoding aminotransferase-like domain-containing protein, giving the protein MDMEQIKFLAGRANWIRGSALAEVMKKAAELRAKGRKLISLSAGDPDPSLIPRKVLGELAREVLEEVPQSVMYTPANGIPELREELSGFLKKYEGYTVDPSEIIITVGGTGAIDLLGRVLIDPGDIVITENPSYINSLLAFEQLGARIVGIPMDGEGMRIDLLEEKLRELESRGEKVKFIYTIPTGQNPMGITMSMERRKALLDVAEEHDLLIVEDSAYNFMRYEGKTRPLKAMDGAGRVIVVGTLSKVMGTGFRIGWLIAGGAIGKKVLMEKSPIDFCAPTISQYIALEYIRRGYFEEYHLKRALPGYKRKRDSMLKALEEGLPEAEFTRPIAGMFVMLFLPEGADGMAFASELMEETGVVTVPGKPFYTDESGGNALRLNFSRPSEEEILEGVKRLAEFYHRKF; this is encoded by the coding sequence ATGGATATGGAGCAGATAAAGTTTCTGGCCGGAAGGGCCAACTGGATTAGGGGTTCCGCACTGGCAGAGGTCATGAAAAAGGCCGCGGAGCTCAGGGCCAAGGGGAGAAAGCTCATAAGCCTCTCGGCGGGCGACCCGGACCCCAGTCTCATACCCCGAAAAGTCCTCGGCGAGCTCGCCAGGGAAGTCCTTGAGGAAGTTCCCCAGTCTGTCATGTACACCCCCGCAAACGGCATCCCTGAGCTGAGGGAAGAGCTCTCAGGGTTCCTCAAAAAATACGAGGGCTACACGGTGGATCCGTCAGAGATAATCATTACTGTGGGTGGAACCGGGGCGATAGACCTCCTGGGAAGGGTTCTCATAGACCCCGGCGACATAGTCATAACCGAGAACCCGAGCTACATCAACAGCCTACTGGCCTTCGAGCAACTCGGAGCGAGGATAGTGGGAATCCCAATGGACGGAGAGGGCATGAGGATAGACCTCCTCGAAGAGAAACTTAGGGAGCTTGAAAGCAGGGGGGAGAAGGTTAAGTTCATCTACACCATTCCAACAGGGCAGAACCCCATGGGGATAACCATGAGCATGGAGCGGAGAAAGGCCCTGCTGGATGTGGCGGAGGAGCACGACCTCCTCATAGTGGAGGACTCGGCATACAACTTCATGCGCTATGAGGGAAAAACTAGGCCTCTGAAGGCCATGGACGGCGCCGGAAGGGTCATCGTGGTCGGGACGTTGAGCAAGGTCATGGGAACGGGCTTCAGGATCGGCTGGCTCATAGCTGGGGGTGCCATAGGAAAGAAGGTTCTCATGGAGAAGTCCCCTATAGACTTCTGTGCCCCCACCATTTCTCAGTACATAGCCCTGGAGTACATCAGGCGCGGCTACTTCGAGGAATACCACCTCAAAAGGGCACTGCCCGGATACAAGAGAAAAAGGGACTCAATGCTTAAAGCCCTCGAAGAGGGCCTCCCGGAGGCAGAATTCACACGGCCGATAGCGGGAATGTTCGTGATGCTCTTCCTGCCTGAGGGGGCCGATGGAATGGCCTTTGCCTCGGAGCTCATGGAGGAAACCGGAGTTGTTACGGTTCCGGGAAAACCTTTCTACACCGACGAGAGCGGAGGAAACGCACTCCGCCTCAACTTCTCACGGCCGAGCGAGGAAGAGATACTGGAGGGTGTCAAAAGGCTAGCGGAGTTCTATCACAGGAAATTCTGA
- the gyaR gene encoding glyoxylate reductase, producing MKPKVLITRAIPESGIEMLEEHFEVEVWEEEHEIPREVLLKKVRDVDALVSMLSERVDGELFDAAPRLKIVANYAVGYDNIDVEEATKRGIYVTNTPDVLTNATADFAWTLLLATARRLVEADRFTRSGEWKRRGVAWHPLMFLGYDVYGKTIGVIGFGRIGQAVARRAKGFGMRILYNSRTRKPEAEKELGAEFKPLDELLRESDFVVLAVPLTKETYHMINEERLKLMKPTAVLVNIARGKVVDTEALVRALKEGWIAGAGLDVYEEEPYYNEELFSLDNVVLAPHLGSATHGAREGMAELVAKNLIAFKNGEVPPTLVNREVVKVREPGFE from the coding sequence ATGAAGCCGAAGGTCTTAATCACGCGCGCCATTCCCGAGAGCGGCATCGAGATGCTGGAGGAGCACTTTGAGGTCGAGGTCTGGGAGGAGGAACACGAGATTCCGAGGGAGGTTCTGCTTAAGAAGGTTCGAGACGTGGACGCTCTGGTTTCTATGCTCAGTGAGAGGGTTGATGGTGAGCTGTTCGATGCAGCACCGAGGTTGAAAATAGTCGCCAACTACGCCGTCGGCTACGACAACATAGACGTTGAGGAGGCAACCAAGCGCGGGATCTACGTCACCAACACCCCGGACGTTCTTACCAACGCCACGGCGGACTTCGCGTGGACCCTCCTATTGGCGACTGCGAGGCGCCTAGTTGAGGCGGACAGATTTACCCGCTCCGGCGAGTGGAAGAGGCGCGGTGTTGCCTGGCACCCGCTCATGTTCCTCGGTTACGATGTTTATGGCAAGACGATTGGGGTCATCGGCTTCGGGAGAATCGGCCAGGCTGTGGCGAGGCGCGCCAAGGGCTTTGGGATGAGGATTCTCTACAACTCGCGCACGAGGAAGCCCGAGGCCGAGAAAGAACTCGGCGCTGAATTCAAGCCTCTCGACGAGCTCCTTAGGGAGAGCGACTTCGTGGTTCTGGCCGTTCCACTGACGAAGGAGACATACCACATGATAAACGAGGAGAGGCTTAAACTCATGAAGCCCACCGCGGTACTCGTGAACATCGCGCGCGGAAAGGTCGTCGATACGGAGGCGCTCGTCAGGGCACTCAAGGAGGGCTGGATCGCTGGCGCAGGTCTGGATGTCTACGAGGAGGAGCCATACTACAACGAGGAGCTCTTCAGTCTGGACAACGTTGTTTTGGCCCCCCACCTCGGCAGTGCCACCCACGGCGCGAGGGAGGGAATGGCGGAGCTTGTGGCTAAAAACCTCATAGCCTTCAAGAACGGCGAGGTTCCGCCGACACTTGTAAATCGGGAGGTAGTGAAAGTTAGGGAGCCGGGGTTTGAGTGA
- a CDS encoding DUF72 domain-containing protein → MIHVGTCGFCESHAKYYRDFDAIEVQQTFYRVLQEKTLGRWRKEAPKRFTFAIKAFQGVTHPPNSPTWRRSNVKPGKDVGLLRPNSEVLHFWRLTLREAEILGARFILIQLPKSFRESEESFANAERFFEMAERGDFEIAVELRGWSEEGVKRFVREFGVIDVTDPLVRIPLHSVETNYYRLHGRYENGRIIYRHSYSDEELEKVKERVLGWNRSESFVFFNNSNMCRDAKRFKDLL, encoded by the coding sequence ATGATCCACGTCGGGACCTGCGGCTTCTGCGAGAGCCACGCAAAGTACTACCGCGACTTCGATGCCATAGAGGTGCAGCAGACCTTCTACCGGGTACTTCAGGAGAAGACGCTCGGACGCTGGCGGAAGGAGGCTCCCAAGAGATTCACCTTTGCCATCAAGGCCTTTCAGGGTGTGACGCACCCACCGAACAGCCCGACGTGGCGCAGGAGCAACGTGAAACCGGGGAAGGATGTAGGCCTGTTAAGACCCAACAGCGAGGTGCTCCACTTCTGGCGTTTGACGCTGAGGGAGGCTGAAATTTTAGGGGCGCGCTTTATTCTGATCCAGCTGCCGAAGAGCTTCAGGGAGAGCGAGGAGAGTTTCGCCAACGCGGAGCGCTTCTTTGAGATGGCAGAGAGGGGAGACTTTGAGATAGCGGTTGAGCTTCGAGGCTGGAGCGAGGAGGGGGTTAAGCGCTTCGTGAGGGAGTTTGGAGTCATAGACGTTACAGACCCCCTCGTGAGGATTCCGCTCCACAGCGTGGAGACGAACTATTACAGGCTTCACGGCCGCTACGAGAACGGGCGGATAATATACAGGCACTCCTACAGCGACGAGGAGCTCGAAAAGGTGAAGGAGAGGGTTCTCGGCTGGAACCGCTCGGAGAGCTTCGTCTTCTTTAACAACTCGAACATGTGCAGGGACGCGAAGAGGTTCAAGGATCTCCTTTAG
- a CDS encoding dihydropteroate synthase-like protein, translating into MKSPERILLVTGRLAEPLVRKYGKGCNVFVTPVSVAAFLTPEMIVRYLKKAKVRSGDYDLILIPGLVRGSAGLIEDEIGIPTFKGPRNAMDIPQTLKALGEGFKLSKELPADELFSVDALKRVEDIRNKTRNRRYIEKALKKPWNVLIGNLPAGRDFPARILGEVVDAPRLGVEKSVEKALYYLREGADIIDIGMTAGETNPDFIELLPEIRERLEENGFDVPISFDSLNTAEIEKALDYADLFLSVDEGNLEELVTEKPVVLIPTNQREGFFPTRPAERVEFLERLKERAIDLGYRTVIPDLILEHVPHLARSITAFQLYRERNPDDVLLAGVGNVVELYDADSVGMNALLAGIAKELSINLLLTTETSAKAKGSVRELKRAVDMNLFEMPKDLGFDLLLLKEKRTADWRFEPAKAIVAAEEKPVELEPLYFRIWVEHGKIWVNAHRGTEAVLTVVGEEPNAIIDTLLERFEISPRHAFYLGRELERAKTALKLRRSYVQEVELFKDFYLWGNL; encoded by the coding sequence ATGAAGTCACCCGAGCGGATCCTCCTTGTCACCGGCAGGCTCGCTGAGCCACTCGTGAGGAAGTACGGGAAAGGCTGCAACGTCTTCGTCACGCCGGTGAGCGTCGCGGCATTCCTTACTCCAGAGATGATAGTCCGCTACCTGAAAAAGGCTAAAGTCAGAAGTGGTGACTATGACCTGATTCTAATCCCGGGCCTCGTCCGCGGTTCTGCCGGGCTCATCGAGGATGAGATAGGGATTCCAACGTTCAAGGGGCCGAGGAACGCGATGGACATCCCCCAGACGCTTAAAGCCCTGGGCGAGGGCTTCAAGCTCAGCAAAGAACTCCCGGCTGACGAGCTCTTCTCCGTTGATGCCCTAAAGCGCGTCGAGGATATCAGGAATAAGACCAGAAACCGGCGCTACATCGAGAAGGCCCTCAAGAAGCCGTGGAACGTCCTCATCGGAAACCTTCCCGCGGGAAGGGACTTCCCGGCGAGGATTCTGGGAGAGGTGGTGGATGCCCCACGGCTTGGGGTTGAAAAGAGCGTTGAGAAGGCCCTCTACTACCTCCGCGAGGGTGCCGATATAATCGACATCGGCATGACCGCCGGGGAGACCAACCCCGACTTCATCGAATTGCTTCCTGAAATCCGTGAGAGGCTTGAGGAGAACGGCTTTGACGTCCCGATAAGCTTCGACTCGCTCAACACTGCTGAAATCGAGAAGGCGCTCGACTACGCTGACCTCTTCCTGAGCGTTGACGAGGGGAACCTTGAGGAGCTCGTAACGGAGAAGCCCGTCGTTTTAATCCCCACGAACCAGCGGGAGGGCTTCTTTCCCACCAGACCTGCTGAGCGTGTGGAATTTCTTGAGAGACTGAAGGAGAGAGCCATCGACCTCGGATACAGAACGGTAATCCCCGACCTGATTTTGGAGCACGTTCCCCATCTGGCGCGCTCCATCACCGCCTTCCAGCTCTACCGCGAGAGGAATCCGGACGACGTTCTTCTAGCTGGAGTCGGCAACGTAGTCGAGCTCTACGACGCGGACAGCGTTGGGATGAACGCTTTACTAGCAGGAATAGCGAAGGAGCTCTCGATAAACCTCCTCCTTACGACCGAGACGAGCGCTAAAGCCAAGGGCTCCGTGAGGGAGCTGAAACGGGCTGTTGACATGAACCTCTTCGAGATGCCAAAGGATTTGGGCTTCGACCTGCTCCTTCTGAAGGAAAAAAGAACCGCGGACTGGCGGTTTGAACCCGCCAAGGCGATAGTTGCGGCCGAGGAAAAACCTGTGGAGCTTGAGCCCCTCTATTTCCGGATTTGGGTCGAGCACGGGAAGATCTGGGTCAATGCCCACCGCGGGACGGAGGCAGTTCTCACGGTAGTCGGTGAGGAGCCGAATGCAATAATCGATACCCTCCTTGAGCGCTTTGAGATAAGCCCGAGGCACGCCTTCTATCTCGGACGGGAGCTGGAGAGGGCTAAAACGGCGCTGAAGCTCAGGAGGAGCTACGTCCAGGAGGTCGAGCTTTTCAAGGATTTCTACCTCTGGGGTAACCTTTAA
- the dapA gene encoding 4-hydroxy-tetrahydrodipicolinate synthase, producing the protein MPMLRGVFVPHVTPFDEREDVNWELLRELVHRFEDAGLNGLVTLGSNGEFPYLSFEEKLEVVGIVREESSLPVIAGATENSTRETIRLGKALLDLGVDALLVGPPYYFKPSPVELYEHYSRIADSLDGRIILYNVPKFTGINVPLDVIERLVGEHSNVIGIKDSSANMGRITELLRRMEDKFTVLAGTADVMYPSWLLGAHGAVVAVANVVPELCAELYRAFLGGDQERAGELQLKINLVNEVIVKRYSQISAIKAAMKLRGWKVGRPRLPSMPLQKDAVEDIRKTLTEVGAL; encoded by the coding sequence ATGCCTATGCTGAGGGGAGTCTTTGTTCCGCACGTTACGCCCTTCGACGAAAGAGAGGATGTAAACTGGGAGCTCCTGAGGGAGCTGGTTCACCGCTTCGAGGATGCCGGCCTCAACGGCCTCGTGACTCTTGGCAGCAACGGCGAGTTTCCGTACCTGAGCTTCGAGGAGAAGCTTGAGGTCGTCGGAATAGTCCGCGAGGAAAGTTCTCTCCCGGTGATAGCCGGCGCCACCGAGAACTCGACGAGAGAAACCATACGCCTCGGAAAGGCCCTCCTTGACCTCGGCGTTGATGCCCTTCTCGTCGGCCCGCCGTACTACTTCAAACCGTCTCCGGTGGAGCTTTACGAACACTACTCCCGGATAGCGGATTCTCTGGATGGCCGCATAATCCTCTACAACGTCCCCAAGTTCACCGGAATTAACGTTCCGCTGGACGTTATCGAGAGGCTTGTCGGGGAGCACTCGAACGTAATCGGCATTAAGGACTCAAGCGCGAACATGGGGAGGATAACCGAGCTCCTGAGGCGCATGGAGGATAAGTTCACCGTCCTTGCTGGAACGGCTGACGTCATGTATCCTTCGTGGCTATTGGGAGCCCACGGCGCAGTAGTGGCCGTTGCCAACGTCGTTCCGGAGCTCTGCGCCGAACTCTACCGGGCATTTCTCGGGGGAGATCAGGAGAGAGCAGGGGAGCTCCAGCTCAAGATAAACCTCGTCAACGAGGTCATCGTGAAGAGATACAGCCAGATAAGTGCCATAAAAGCGGCCATGAAGCTTAGGGGCTGGAAGGTCGGAAGGCCGAGGCTTCCCTCCATGCCCCTGCAAAAAGATGCCGTCGAGGATATAAGAAAGACCCTCACGGAAGTGGGGGCGCTCTGA
- a CDS encoding DUF3216 domain-containing protein, which yields MKVQEIEELRALCEELNETTLVERIDSFVRLNEGLESKKGSEFIEVSLLGFAEGILVSLRRKHPENKKVSELLERVSERRAELDARFRKPKPPIFENLE from the coding sequence GTGAAGGTCCAAGAGATTGAAGAGCTCAGAGCCCTCTGCGAGGAGCTGAATGAGACCACACTTGTCGAGAGGATAGACTCGTTCGTGAGGCTGAACGAAGGACTTGAGAGCAAGAAGGGGAGCGAGTTCATAGAGGTATCCCTCCTCGGCTTCGCGGAGGGCATTCTCGTGAGCCTGAGGAGGAAGCATCCGGAGAACAAAAAGGTGAGCGAGCTCTTGGAAAGGGTCAGCGAAAGGAGGGCCGAGCTCGACGCCAGATTCAGGAAGCCAAAGCCACCTATCTTTGAAAACTTGGAGTAA
- a CDS encoding YchF/TatD family DNA exonuclease, which translates to MIDAHAHFEFYKRDAPRMIEECREELKAVIDSITEYRKAHVWKSWELLKPYFGFVIPTLGYHPNEARRGNWEKVEKVENFIREHSEEIVAVGEIGLDYHYAENERQRENQRAIFRHFLELALELDLPVVIHAREAEREAFELVQRIGARAYFHSFSGSVELAKEIAENGHLIGINTGIVFIPEVKTAAEALEIENVLAETDAPYMSPVKGQRNTPCNVRVVIEEVAKLKGVDFEEVEGITEGNALEFFGLRI; encoded by the coding sequence GGAATGCAGAGAGGAGCTGAAGGCAGTAATTGACTCGATAACCGAGTACCGTAAAGCCCACGTCTGGAAGAGCTGGGAACTTCTGAAACCGTATTTCGGATTCGTAATCCCAACGCTTGGCTACCATCCCAACGAAGCGAGAAGGGGCAACTGGGAGAAGGTGGAGAAGGTCGAGAACTTCATCCGCGAGCACTCGGAGGAGATAGTCGCCGTCGGGGAGATAGGCCTCGACTATCACTACGCCGAGAACGAGAGGCAGAGGGAGAACCAGAGGGCAATATTCAGGCACTTCTTAGAGCTTGCCCTCGAACTCGACCTGCCCGTCGTGATACACGCGAGGGAGGCCGAGCGGGAGGCCTTTGAGCTCGTCCAGAGGATAGGTGCTAGGGCGTACTTCCACTCGTTCTCCGGAAGCGTTGAGCTGGCGAAGGAGATAGCCGAGAACGGGCATCTCATCGGGATAAACACCGGAATAGTCTTCATCCCCGAGGTGAAGACCGCCGCTGAGGCACTTGAAATTGAAAACGTACTGGCAGAGACGGACGCGCCGTACATGAGCCCGGTGAAGGGGCAGAGGAACACCCCGTGCAACGTCAGGGTGGTCATCGAGGAGGTGGCAAAGCTTAAAGGGGTTGACTTTGAGGAAGTTGAGGGGATAACCGAGGGAAACGCCCTTGAATTCTTCGGCCTAAGGATCTGA